In Sulfurihydrogenibium subterraneum DSM 15120, one DNA window encodes the following:
- a CDS encoding flagellar biosynthesis anti-sigma factor FlgM, translating into MYNEEELNEVIERLKDLLNQEEEMRQQRIEEIKRLIAEGKYTVPIDELVEKLLKKLKESP; encoded by the coding sequence ATGTACAACGAAGAAGAATTAAATGAGGTTATAGAAAGGTTGAAAGATTTATTAAATCAGGAGGAAGAAATGAGACAGCAGAGGATTGAGGAAATCAAGCGTTTGATTGCTGAAGGAAAATACACCGTCCCTATTGATGAGCTTGTTGAGAAATTACTTAAAAAGTTAAAAGAAAGTCCTTAA